A region of Mesorhizobium sp. AR02 DNA encodes the following proteins:
- a CDS encoding ABC transporter substrate-binding protein produces the protein MSLLTKTMSLAAAAAMAVTLLSSASFAEDGTGQQLYPLFTYRTGPYAPSFIPFGAGNIDYLRYINEVEGGVDGVKILVQECETAYTIERGIECYERYKNGYNGALTAAIYPHSSGLDVALTDKARIDKISIVSPGGGQNIATDGRVFPYQYPLVFDYWSEAQIIVDYIAQQAGGYDKLKGLKIATLYHDSGYGRDTIEPLGILAKKYGFEDIQIPVPHPGEQQQTQWQQIRRANADWVFLRGWGVMTPVAIKTAARVGFPADRIIGDIWSGSEDDARPAGAAANGYLAVSVFPPGTSYGILKTLKADILDKGKSDLKDNSKFGTVYYNYGVIEAITFVEALRTGHRKFGNRPLTAAEGQWALEHLDIDQKRIAELGAEGLVSPLKTSIDNHKGETIAAKIIQWNGQSWDTRTDWIKADASLFADVIKAKAAAYAKEKGIEPRVATN, from the coding sequence ATGTCATTGCTAACCAAGACCATGTCGCTGGCGGCCGCTGCCGCGATGGCCGTCACGCTGCTGAGCAGCGCGTCCTTCGCCGAAGACGGCACCGGCCAACAGCTCTATCCGCTGTTTACCTACCGCACCGGGCCCTACGCTCCATCGTTCATTCCGTTTGGTGCCGGCAACATCGATTATCTCCGCTACATCAACGAGGTCGAGGGCGGCGTCGATGGCGTCAAGATCCTGGTCCAGGAATGCGAGACGGCCTACACGATCGAGCGCGGCATCGAATGCTACGAGCGCTACAAGAACGGCTATAACGGCGCGCTGACGGCGGCAATCTATCCGCATTCGAGCGGTCTCGACGTCGCACTCACCGATAAGGCTCGCATCGACAAGATCTCGATCGTCAGCCCTGGCGGTGGCCAGAACATCGCCACCGACGGTCGCGTCTTTCCCTACCAGTATCCATTGGTGTTCGACTACTGGAGCGAAGCCCAGATCATCGTCGATTACATCGCCCAGCAGGCGGGCGGCTATGACAAGCTCAAGGGGCTGAAGATCGCGACGCTCTATCACGACAGCGGCTATGGCCGCGATACGATCGAACCGCTCGGCATCCTCGCCAAGAAATATGGCTTCGAAGACATCCAGATCCCGGTTCCGCATCCCGGCGAACAGCAGCAGACACAGTGGCAGCAAATCCGCCGTGCAAACGCCGACTGGGTCTTTCTGCGCGGCTGGGGCGTCATGACGCCGGTGGCGATCAAGACAGCGGCCCGCGTCGGCTTCCCCGCCGATCGCATCATCGGCGATATCTGGAGCGGTTCGGAAGACGACGCCCGCCCGGCGGGTGCTGCCGCCAACGGTTACCTCGCCGTCTCTGTCTTCCCGCCGGGCACCAGCTACGGCATCTTGAAGACGCTCAAGGCGGATATCCTCGACAAGGGCAAGTCCGACCTGAAGGACAATTCGAAGTTCGGCACGGTTTACTACAATTACGGCGTGATCGAAGCCATCACCTTCGTCGAGGCGCTGCGCACTGGGCACAGGAAGTTCGGCAACAGGCCGCTGACCGCCGCCGAAGGCCAGTGGGCGCTCGAACACCTCGACATCGATCAGAAGCGGATCGCCGAGCTTGGCGCGGAAGGCCTCGTCAGTCCGCTGAAAACCTCCATCGATAACCATAAGGGCGAAACCATCGCTGCCAAGATCATCCAGTGGAACGGTCAGTCCTGGGACACAAGGACCGACTGGATAAAGGCCGACGCGTCGCTGTTTGCCGATGTCATCAAGGCAAAGGCAGCCGCCTACGCCAAGGAAAAGGGCATCGAGCCCCGCGTTGCAACGAACTGA
- a CDS encoding branched-chain amino acid ABC transporter permease, translating into MQESAPSKPLRRPAFGVATITIVAGLIAAFAVPALADDYWLSSIIIPTVIMGLAGIGLNLLMGYTGLVSIGSAAFMSIGAFSTYNLLLRAPFLPLPIVLILAGLIAAIAGVIFGLPSLRIKGFYLGASTLGAQFLFEWLFTNFSWFSNDSQSLTISAPRLQILDYDLQSATGRYYLVVATTVLLIALAFAIVKSRVGREWMAIRDMDVAASVIGIRVARRKLLSFGISSFFLGIAGALWAFGYLGTSDAHAFNLDKSFQVLFIVIIGGVATIFGNFLGAAFIVLTPILLDRLSLIIDLSFLGDQGALANLQHIIFGTIIIVLLIKEPDGLSSLGRRGVEALRSRARSSN; encoded by the coding sequence CTGCAGGAATCCGCCCCGTCCAAGCCGCTCCGCCGGCCTGCCTTTGGGGTCGCCACCATCACCATCGTCGCTGGCCTGATCGCCGCCTTTGCGGTGCCGGCCCTTGCCGACGATTACTGGCTGAGCTCGATCATCATCCCGACGGTGATCATGGGGCTTGCCGGCATCGGCCTGAACCTGCTGATGGGTTATACGGGGCTTGTGTCGATCGGTTCGGCTGCCTTCATGTCGATCGGTGCCTTCTCGACCTACAATTTGCTGCTGCGTGCGCCGTTCTTGCCGCTGCCGATCGTCCTGATCCTTGCCGGCCTGATCGCGGCGATTGCCGGCGTCATCTTCGGGCTGCCGTCGCTGCGCATCAAGGGCTTCTATCTTGGCGCTTCGACCCTCGGCGCCCAGTTCTTGTTCGAGTGGCTGTTCACCAATTTCAGCTGGTTTTCGAATGACAGCCAGTCGCTGACCATCTCGGCGCCTCGACTGCAGATCCTCGACTATGACCTCCAGTCGGCCACCGGCCGCTATTATCTGGTGGTTGCAACCACGGTGCTGCTCATCGCGCTGGCCTTCGCCATCGTCAAAAGCCGTGTCGGCCGCGAATGGATGGCGATCCGCGACATGGATGTCGCCGCCTCGGTCATTGGCATCCGCGTTGCGCGCCGCAAACTGCTGTCCTTCGGGATAAGCTCGTTTTTCCTTGGCATCGCCGGCGCGCTCTGGGCCTTCGGATATCTTGGCACCTCGGACGCGCATGCGTTCAATCTCGATAAATCATTCCAGGTCCTGTTCATCGTCATCATCGGCGGCGTGGCAACCATCTTCGGCAACTTTCTCGGTGCCGCCTTCATCGTGCTGACGCCGATCCTGCTCGACCGGCTGTCGCTGATCATCGATTTGTCATTCCTCGGCGATCAGGGCGCGCTAGCAAACCTGCAGCACATCATCTTCGGCACGATCATCATCGTGCTGCTGATCAAGGAACCGGATGGATTGTCGAGCCTGGGAAGGCGCGGCGTCGAAGCCCTTCGCTCGCGAGCACGATCATCCAACTGA
- a CDS encoding branched-chain amino acid ABC transporter permease — protein sequence MSYFLETLVSGLFAGVMYSLVAIGFVLIYKASGVFNFAQGAMLLFAALTFVTLTEKGMPFALAFIVTSLVMVVMAILIEWLVLRPLRNRDPLTLFMATLGLSYVIEGFAQLLMGMDVHMLDLGIPDIAVQVGGIYVSQFDIIASLIALTLVATLAIAFNKTRMGISLRAVAADTLAAQSIGIRLPVIWRIVWSVAGIVALVAGLVWGSRQGVQYSLSLVTLKALPVLIIGGFSSIPGAIAGGLLVGATEALADIYIGPLVNGSVSTWFAYILAVGFLLVRPAGLFGDREIERV from the coding sequence ATGTCCTATTTCCTTGAAACATTGGTCAGCGGTCTGTTTGCCGGAGTGATGTACTCACTCGTCGCGATCGGCTTCGTGCTCATCTACAAGGCATCCGGAGTCTTCAATTTCGCGCAAGGGGCGATGCTGCTGTTTGCGGCGCTGACCTTCGTCACCCTGACCGAGAAAGGCATGCCATTCGCCCTGGCCTTCATCGTCACATCGCTTGTCATGGTGGTGATGGCGATTCTGATCGAGTGGCTGGTGCTGCGGCCGCTGCGAAACCGCGATCCGTTGACCCTGTTCATGGCCACTCTGGGATTGAGCTATGTCATCGAAGGGTTTGCCCAACTGCTGATGGGCATGGATGTTCACATGCTCGATCTCGGTATCCCCGATATCGCCGTGCAGGTCGGCGGCATCTATGTCAGCCAGTTCGACATCATTGCCTCGTTGATCGCGCTGACGCTGGTCGCCACGCTGGCCATCGCGTTCAACAAGACGCGCATGGGCATCTCGCTTCGGGCGGTGGCCGCCGACACGCTTGCGGCGCAGTCAATCGGCATCCGCCTGCCTGTCATCTGGCGCATCGTCTGGAGCGTCGCCGGCATCGTTGCCCTGGTTGCCGGCCTTGTCTGGGGATCGCGCCAGGGCGTGCAGTATTCGCTGTCGCTGGTGACGCTCAAGGCGCTGCCGGTGCTGATCATCGGCGGCTTCTCCTCGATCCCGGGCGCGATCGCCGGTGGCCTGCTTGTCGGCGCCACCGAGGCGTTGGCCGACATCTATATCGGCCCGCTGGTCAATGGCAGCGTTTCCACCTGGTTCGCCTACATCCTCGCTGTCGGCTTCCTGCTGGTGCGTCCGGCCGGCCTGTTCGGCGACCGCGAAATCGAAAGGGTCTGA
- a CDS encoding ABC transporter ATP-binding protein — MTGLLELHDVSLSFKGVRALNALSFSVAKGEICALIGPNGAGKSSLLNVINGVYRADAGDIVFDGLRFEAIHPQKAAHLGIGRTFQHNALFRRLSVRENVLAGLSRHGTASFFENILRLGRDGAERRGFLARAERTMAFLGLDRHADSIVSTLPYGLQKRVDLARALVAGPKLLLLDEPMAGMNQEEKEEMSRVIREVNRVFGSTVVLIEHDVGIVLNLASHVVVLDYGRKLADGAPGEVRKNPDVIAAYLGTVH; from the coding sequence ATGACCGGCCTGCTGGAACTCCACGACGTGTCGCTGTCCTTCAAGGGTGTACGAGCCCTCAACGCGCTGAGCTTCAGCGTCGCCAAGGGCGAGATCTGTGCCCTGATCGGTCCGAATGGCGCCGGCAAGAGTTCGCTTCTCAACGTCATCAATGGCGTCTATCGCGCCGACGCCGGCGACATCGTCTTCGACGGCCTGCGCTTCGAGGCGATCCATCCGCAGAAGGCGGCCCATCTCGGCATCGGCCGGACCTTCCAGCACAATGCGTTGTTCCGCCGCCTGTCGGTGCGCGAGAACGTGCTGGCCGGCCTCTCTCGTCATGGTACCGCCAGCTTTTTTGAAAACATCCTCCGGCTGGGCAGGGACGGCGCCGAGCGCCGCGGCTTCCTTGCCCGCGCCGAGCGCACCATGGCTTTCCTCGGGCTCGACCGTCATGCGGACAGCATAGTTTCGACGCTGCCTTATGGGCTGCAGAAACGCGTCGATCTCGCCCGGGCATTGGTCGCCGGCCCGAAGCTGCTGCTGCTCGACGAACCGATGGCCGGCATGAATCAGGAAGAGAAGGAGGAGATGAGCCGCGTGATCCGCGAGGTCAATCGTGTCTTCGGCTCGACCGTGGTGCTGATCGAACACGATGTCGGCATCGTGCTCAACTTGGCCAGCCATGTGGTGGTGCTCGACTACGGCCGCAAGCTCGCGGACGGGGCACCCGGCGAGGTGCGCAAGAACCCCGACGTGATCGCCGCCTATCTCGGCACGGTTCACTGA
- a CDS encoding LLM class flavin-dependent oxidoreductase — protein MGRHIRFNAFDMNCVGHQSPGLWKHPRDKSWKYKDLDYWQDLARTLERGIFDGIFIADVIGYYDVYKGSNYHAIEQAAQIPVNDPLQLAAPIALATEHLGIGITASTSFEHPYTFARRLSTADHHTKGRVGWNIVTSYLESGAKNVGQAGLKSHDNRYEVAAEYVEVLYKLFEGSWEEGAVLRDPVRGIFTDPSKVHEIGHKGKFFEVPGYHLSEPSPQRTPVLYQAGASGPGKAFAAAHAECVFVGAPTKSLLKAYVSEIRQKAAAAGRDPKKVLIYNLTTLIIDETDEKARKRFEEYQSYTSYDGSLVFMSGWSGIDFGQYAPTDALKKVETNAIVSMVEHFAGKDKAWTVEELAKWGGIGGVGPVFVGSPGTIADILQEWVDETGVDGFNLAYAVTPESFEAAVDLLVPELQKRGVYPTAYKPGTLREKLFGDGPYLPRTHPADGYRDIEAVKRREDDHVAAARLKSVNA, from the coding sequence ATGGGTCGGCATATTCGCTTCAACGCTTTCGACATGAATTGCGTTGGCCACCAATCCCCGGGCCTGTGGAAGCATCCGCGCGACAAGTCGTGGAAATACAAGGACCTGGACTATTGGCAGGATCTGGCCCGGACGCTCGAGCGCGGTATTTTCGACGGCATATTCATCGCCGATGTCATCGGCTATTACGATGTCTACAAGGGCTCGAACTACCACGCGATCGAGCAAGCGGCGCAGATTCCGGTCAATGATCCCCTGCAGCTAGCCGCGCCGATCGCGCTTGCCACCGAACATCTCGGCATCGGCATTACCGCCTCGACCTCGTTCGAACATCCCTACACGTTCGCCCGCCGTCTTTCGACTGCCGACCATCACACCAAGGGTCGCGTCGGCTGGAACATCGTTACCTCTTATCTGGAAAGCGGCGCCAAGAATGTCGGCCAGGCTGGCCTGAAAAGCCATGACAACCGGTACGAGGTCGCGGCCGAATATGTCGAGGTGCTCTACAAGCTGTTCGAAGGCAGTTGGGAAGAAGGCGCGGTGCTGCGTGATCCGGTCCGCGGCATCTTCACCGACCCCAGCAAGGTCCACGAGATCGGCCACAAGGGCAAGTTCTTCGAGGTGCCTGGCTACCATCTGTCGGAGCCGTCGCCGCAGCGCACGCCAGTTCTCTATCAGGCGGGCGCCTCCGGTCCCGGCAAGGCCTTCGCCGCTGCGCATGCCGAGTGCGTCTTCGTCGGCGCGCCGACCAAATCGCTGCTCAAGGCCTACGTTTCCGAAATCCGCCAAAAAGCCGCCGCTGCCGGCCGCGATCCGAAGAAAGTTCTGATCTACAACCTCACCACACTGATCATCGATGAAACGGATGAGAAGGCCCGGAAGCGTTTCGAGGAGTATCAGAGCTATACCTCCTATGACGGCTCGCTGGTGTTCATGTCCGGCTGGAGCGGCATCGACTTCGGCCAGTATGCGCCGACCGACGCGCTCAAGAAGGTCGAGACCAATGCCATCGTTTCGATGGTCGAGCATTTCGCCGGCAAGGACAAGGCCTGGACCGTCGAGGAACTGGCGAAGTGGGGCGGCATCGGCGGTGTCGGGCCGGTCTTCGTCGGCTCGCCCGGCACGATCGCCGACATCCTCCAGGAATGGGTCGATGAAACCGGGGTCGACGGTTTCAACCTCGCCTATGCGGTGACGCCTGAAAGCTTCGAGGCCGCCGTCGACCTGCTCGTGCCGGAATTGCAGAAGCGCGGCGTTTATCCCACCGCCTACAAGCCCGGCACGTTGCGCGAAAAGCTGTTCGGCGACGGCCCTTATCTTCCCAGGACCCATCCCGCCGACGGGTACCGTGACATCGAGGCCGTCAAGCGTCGCGAAGACGACCATGTTGCGGCGGCCCGTCTGAAATCCGTGAATGCGTGA
- a CDS encoding APC family permease yields the protein MYALAKYSRSRGSSKSIRPARISAKRQKAQRGYNKRHIFKIAFVYGLSRLSYHHQAVIVPLGETVMSTISAGSDSAGPGVVAADSTLGAGLRRNYLSFPEVVAQSIGTIAPSGTPGLVIPVVFATAGNGTWLAYVFATIALLIVGLQINVFSKRIATPGSLYIYAAHGLGPLVGVVAGWSLLIGYVFTASAVILGTVSTTLAFAHQIGFETSAVGVVLALSIVALVVAWWFAYRDIKLSTRVTLGIEFTTLVLILLTVVIFFLHRGSIVDTAQTALQDVHFDQLRLGLVLAFFSFVGFESATVLGTESQQPRRYIPRAVITSVVGVGLIFIISSYGLVAGFHGVDPGLDKSDAPLTVLAQTFGGGFVGILISAGVALSFFACILGSINAGARVLYTLSHHGLFHNSARATHLAHASPHIAVTVVGIVALAFALALTIAGYGILDAYGILGSIATYGFLVAYGLVTIGAPVFLRRRGELRPWHIVSAAVALILLVVTLVGTVYPVPAWPYNVLPYVFLVLLAIGVAYFLALRQLAPARLAQIEADLIGSAASPAEPAN from the coding sequence GTGTATGCCCTGGCTAAATATTCGCGGTCGCGTGGTTCGTCCAAATCTATTCGTCCGGCACGCATTTCGGCAAAACGCCAAAAGGCGCAACGCGGTTACAATAAGCGTCACATTTTTAAAATCGCCTTTGTTTACGGACTTAGTAGACTTTCGTACCACCATCAGGCGGTAATCGTACCGCTTGGGGAGACGGTCATGAGTACCATTTCAGCAGGGTCGGATTCAGCAGGACCAGGCGTCGTCGCAGCAGACTCGACACTGGGCGCGGGACTGCGCCGCAACTATCTGAGTTTTCCCGAAGTCGTCGCCCAATCCATCGGCACGATCGCCCCTTCCGGAACGCCTGGCCTTGTCATTCCCGTCGTGTTCGCAACCGCCGGCAACGGCACCTGGCTCGCCTACGTTTTCGCGACGATTGCGCTGCTGATAGTAGGGCTACAGATCAATGTCTTTTCCAAGCGGATCGCCACGCCTGGATCCCTGTATATCTATGCGGCGCATGGACTTGGTCCGCTGGTCGGCGTCGTCGCCGGCTGGTCGCTGCTTATCGGCTACGTCTTCACGGCATCAGCGGTGATACTCGGCACGGTGAGCACGACGCTGGCCTTCGCCCACCAGATCGGCTTTGAGACAAGCGCCGTTGGCGTCGTGCTCGCGCTCAGCATCGTCGCGCTGGTTGTTGCCTGGTGGTTCGCCTACCGCGACATCAAGCTTTCGACCCGCGTTACCCTCGGTATCGAGTTCACCACACTCGTCCTCATCCTGCTTACCGTCGTCATCTTCTTCCTGCACCGTGGATCGATCGTAGATACGGCGCAAACGGCACTTCAGGACGTTCATTTCGATCAATTGCGACTTGGTCTCGTCCTTGCGTTCTTCAGCTTTGTCGGGTTCGAAAGTGCAACCGTGCTGGGGACGGAGTCCCAGCAGCCGCGGCGCTACATTCCGCGGGCCGTGATCACCAGCGTCGTCGGCGTCGGCCTTATCTTCATCATCAGTTCATACGGCCTCGTGGCCGGCTTCCATGGCGTCGACCCGGGCCTCGACAAGTCCGATGCCCCGCTTACCGTCCTGGCGCAGACCTTCGGCGGCGGCTTCGTCGGCATCCTGATTTCCGCTGGTGTGGCCCTCAGTTTCTTTGCCTGTATCCTCGGCAGCATCAATGCCGGCGCGCGCGTGCTCTACACGCTGTCGCACCATGGTCTCTTTCACAATTCGGCACGGGCGACGCACCTGGCGCATGCCTCGCCGCATATCGCTGTGACCGTGGTCGGCATCGTGGCGCTGGCGTTCGCGCTGGCGCTGACGATCGCCGGATATGGGATCCTTGATGCCTACGGAATTCTGGGATCGATCGCCACCTATGGCTTCCTGGTGGCGTATGGGCTTGTGACCATCGGCGCGCCGGTCTTTCTGCGCCGCCGTGGAGAACTTCGGCCCTGGCATATCGTGTCGGCGGCGGTCGCGTTGATCCTCCTGGTCGTCACGCTCGTCGGGACTGTCTATCCGGTGCCGGCATGGCCATACAACGTCCTGCCCTATGTGTTCCTCGTCTTGCTGGCGATCGGCGTCGCGTATTTCCTGGCGCTGCGCCAGTTGGCGCCGGCGAGGCTTGCGCAAATCGAAGCCGACCTCATCGGCTCCGCCGCAAGCCCGGCTGAGCCGGCGAACTGA
- a CDS encoding SfnB family sulfur acquisition oxidoreductase: MSAPAKKVEPSGDAFPAPLRPASPAHIIRTDEEAIAVATKLAVQFAEDAAERDRDRRLPIAELDIFSQSGLWGITVPKEFGGAGVSQVTVADVFKIIAAADSSLAQIPQNHFEITDLIRATGSDAQKQALFSLVLSGLRLGNAFSEFKGKNVEDFETRITRQGADYILNGEKFYSTGALFAHLVPIVAIDEDGKVRVAIVDRDARGLEVIDDWSSFGQRTTASGTVIIRDVAAPAERVLPAYLAYDQASPAGPQSQLVHASIDAGIARGAIETTIRLVRDHARPWIDSGKERASDDPYTIAQIGELKIRLHAAEALLERAAREVDRAIARPEIDAIALAKVAVAEAKVLTTDIAIQATNKLFELAGTRSTLAAHHLDRLWRDARAHTLHDPVRWKYHAVGHYYLNGVNPPLHSWI, from the coding sequence ATGAGTGCGCCAGCCAAGAAAGTGGAACCGAGCGGCGATGCCTTTCCCGCACCGCTGCGACCGGCATCTCCGGCCCACATTATTCGCACGGATGAAGAGGCAATTGCGGTAGCAACGAAGCTGGCGGTCCAGTTCGCCGAAGATGCCGCCGAGCGCGATCGTGACCGCCGCCTGCCGATCGCGGAACTGGATATATTCTCGCAAAGCGGGCTTTGGGGGATTACGGTGCCGAAAGAATTCGGCGGCGCCGGCGTGTCGCAGGTGACAGTCGCGGACGTGTTCAAGATCATCGCCGCGGCCGATTCATCGCTGGCCCAGATTCCACAGAACCATTTCGAGATTACCGACCTGATCCGTGCGACCGGGTCCGACGCGCAGAAGCAGGCGCTGTTCAGTCTCGTCCTCTCGGGGCTTCGTCTCGGCAATGCCTTCTCCGAGTTCAAGGGCAAGAACGTCGAGGATTTCGAGACGCGCATCACGCGCCAAGGCGCCGACTACATCCTCAATGGCGAGAAATTCTATTCGACCGGGGCCCTCTTCGCCCATCTCGTTCCCATCGTTGCCATCGATGAAGACGGTAAGGTTCGCGTCGCCATCGTCGATCGGGATGCAAGGGGTCTCGAGGTCATCGACGACTGGTCGAGTTTCGGACAGCGCACGACCGCAAGCGGAACGGTCATCATCCGCGACGTCGCGGCTCCCGCCGAACGTGTCCTGCCTGCCTATCTGGCCTACGACCAGGCCAGCCCCGCCGGCCCGCAGAGCCAGCTTGTCCATGCGTCCATCGATGCCGGCATCGCCCGCGGCGCGATCGAGACGACGATCCGGCTGGTGCGCGACCATGCCCGGCCGTGGATCGACAGCGGCAAGGAGCGTGCATCGGACGATCCCTACACGATCGCGCAGATCGGCGAGTTGAAGATCAGGCTGCATGCTGCCGAGGCCCTTCTCGAACGCGCCGCGCGCGAGGTCGACAGGGCCATCGCGAGGCCTGAGATCGACGCCATCGCGCTTGCCAAGGTGGCCGTCGCAGAAGCGAAGGTTCTGACCACCGATATCGCCATCCAGGCCACGAACAAGCTGTTCGAACTGGCGGGCACCCGTTCGACGCTAGCCGCCCACCATCTCGACCGGCTGTGGCGCGACGCGCGCGCACATACGCTGCATGACCCGGTGCGCTGGAAATACCATGCCGTCGGCCACTACTACCTCAACGGCGTCAATCCGCCGCTCCATTCCTGGATCTGA